The Pan paniscus chromosome 17, NHGRI_mPanPan1-v2.0_pri, whole genome shotgun sequence genomic interval AGAACTAGCTCTCGGGGCGGTGGCGTAGGGCGCTCCAGGACACTCTCCGAGCGCGGCACCTCACCAGACGCGCCTTTTACCGAACTCTGGGTTGGCGAGTGTGGAGCGAGTTGGGGAGGTTAGAGAGTCTCGCGGCTCCGAAAAGGAAAAGCATCTCTTTGCCTCAGTTCTTGTACCGCTGGTGATCAACCTTGGGTGTTAGGGACTGGCACCGAACCGGAGATCTACCTGGTGAGCTGAGAGGAGTCCTTAGGAGAGCAGGGACGCCAGGGGCCGGGGGACACTTCGCTCTCGCCCTAGGGAAGGTGGTCTTGACGCTTTCTATTGAAGTCAGACTTGAAAATATCAGCTGCCGCTGGACTATGGGGCTAGCGGGGGAACTGGGAGCGCGCTAGCAGCTGAGCCTTAGCCCCATCCACTCCGGACCCCACGAGCGCACGCCGGCTCCAGGGAAGGGCGCCTCGGGTCTAGGCCGCCGAAGCGTTCCGAATGGGGACGATTCTCTGCTGCAGCGAAGTGTCCCTAGAATTTTCACAGGGAAACCCTGAGCTTCTTCGCAGTCCTCCTCTTTCCCTGACCCACCCTGTCCGTCAACGCACCCTCCTCCCGTACCCCAATATTCACTCCTCTCCCCAAGTCCTGAGCGTGCTTAAACAGAGTCGAAACAAAACAAGCATGTCTTTAATTCTCCTCTCAAATAGTTTGAAACTACTTATACAAAAGTTTCTCAAACTCTATTTTTCCGCCTCCCCTGCTTCCCTGTTATGGTTATCTGGGGGTCTCCAAGCCTCCTGGGAATGGCCAAGTTTAGGAGCTTCAGCCTGTTTGGGCCTGGAGGCTCCAGCGCCTGCGGGGATGGGAGCGGCGTGGCCAGCGGGGCCCGGCAGCCTGTTGCCCTCCAGCTGCAGGGCTGAGGTCCGCGAAGTGCGTTGAGGCGGCCAGAGGGCCTCTCCTCAGGCCTGAAAGTCGCCCTTCTCCCCGTGCATCGGGAGCGCCAGGCGCATGGCCCTGAACTATGCCTGGCGGGTGGCTGCAGGCGACAGGGAAAGAGGGGCCGAGCTGGGAAGGGGGATTGTCCCTGGGAGAGAGGATGCGGGTACGGTGCGGTCGGCCCGGGGTCGGATCCCAAGACGTTCCCCAGTGCCCCTAGAGGGCCTGCCACGGCTTCCCGATGGCCTGGATGTGCTCCTTGGCTTTCAGACGCAGCGCCGCGATGCTGCTGTTGCGCGGGTCCGCCTCGTCCAGCGGGAACTTGTCCCCGAAGCCGGGCCCGCACGGGTAggagggcggcggcggcgcgaGAGGCTGCAGGCCGGGGCCCAACGGCGGGGAGTTCAGGAAGGGCggaggcggcggcggtggcgtGTAGCTGGCAGGCAGGCTCTGCGCCGGCGGCCCAAAGCCCGGCAGGCTCTGCAGCGCCGTGGCGCCCCCGCCCGGCAGCGGCGGCCCGAGCCAGGACTCCAGCGGCAGCGCTCCCCCAGCCGGCCCGCCACCGCTGCCCGGGCCCGCCCCGAGGGGCGACAGCGTCGCGGAGGGCGGGGAGCGGCTGAAGGAGAGGAGCGGCGAGTCCTGCAGCTTCATGGAGGACACTTCCAGCTTCTCCTGCCGCCGCCACTTAGCCCGTCGGTTCTGGAACCACACCTGCAGGAGAGAGCACAGGGGCCGTCGGGCGGCAGCGGAGGCTGCGGCCGCGTCCCCAACCCTGAGCCGGTTCAGCTCGGCGGGCTCCACTCCGTCCCCCTCAAATAAAACTAGGGGCGCAACTGTTATGCATGTGCCGAGAGAGGCCCggatcttccttccttccacccacTCCTACTCCTCCCACCCCgcgttctcttttcttttccatctcctttctctctctgtctctctctttttttttttttttttggcctcttCTCTCCATTATCGCCTCTTCTGAGTCTCTTTGTCCCATCCTAGTCCTCCGTGGCGTCCCACCCTTTTCTCTGTTTATCCATAGCTGTGGTTGTATCTGTTTCCAACTCCTAGTGCGTAGCAGAAGCtcagaaaaaaagtgaatttaaCTCTGCAATCGAATCGTAGAACTTTGAAACGAGATCTCACCAATTTTCTGTGACCTGCTGGTTGGCAGCCCCTCCTAACAGTTTAGACTTGCTTGTTCTCTGTATGGTACAGATCTAAGTTGCTGTATTTTGGTCTCAGACTTTCTCTGCTTTACCTACCCTTTGTCTCTAAATACaggtataaataaatattgttaagtAGAGTAATTGGCAAGAATGGGCGTTAAAATTCAGCTCTTTTCACGGATTACTGGTTATGATAACTAGATAGGAGCAAGTGGGGTTTATTTTGCCCCAACCATATTTGAATTgctgctttaatatttttatttttatttaattaatatctGCTTACTATTTCTGCTGTTTGTTATTACTTTCAAGGAGTACAATCATTCCAGTCTATTATATCTACTTTTACATTACAAAGTTAATTTTGACATTACCCTAAGACCTTAGCTCAATGACAAGGTtttttgcttcttcttctttATCTGTACAAAGTCCTTGCCAAGAGTAACGTCGGGTTCTTCCAATGAAACTTCATTACTGATTTGATAAAAGTGCTGGAATATGTGTAATTACATTTATACTACCAGTTCCACCTTCACAGGCAAGACAGAGAATCCGTTTAGTAGAGAACACAAAAGAATTTCAGCCAAACTGGTGGCTTTAGTGCTATATTTAtgaagggaaatggggagattGTTGCAACCTCAGAAGGGAGAAAGTAGTTTTCAGTCAATAAGGGCAGGAGACCCCCGAGGAGAGCTGAAAGAACAGCAATCCAGCACCCAAGCACCGCAGGGTAAGTGTGTGAGAGGCTGCAattagggagaaaaagagaaacaacaaaagtgTAAGTACCCTGTACCATCCTAGAAAAGATTCATCTGCATATCTAAGGCCTCAAGTCTCCCTTAAATATTAGATACTTGCCAACAGTAGAGAAAAGAAACACTGATTTGGGTGAGGGCTCCTGTCCCACCACCTTCTCGGCTTCCCTGTCTGTCCCACTCCATTCCCTACCACATCAGCTGTAGCCTTCAGATCCAGTGTCCCAGGTTATAGACTGAAGGATCGAGGTCGGTTATTGCAATGCTTTACTGCTGCCCTCAGTGTGAGAGATCCTGCCTAGTATCTCTACCATCTGATTACATCATAGTCATGTGTTAAGAATGGCCATAAGCTGGGTGCTGTGCTGGCCCTGTGGTCACAAAGAAGTCACAGACACTGTTCTCAAGAATCTCACAACTTAGAGGAGAAGCCAAAACTCCTGAACAAGTAATGAGGGAGGATGCAGGTGGGCTCAAGTGCCCAGGGAGCTGAGTCTGCTTTGCTTGGATTCTGTAGGGCACTGGAAGGCTttgcctctcctctttctcttgtaTTCATTCCCTCTCCCATCCTTCTTTTTTTGAAAGCAGGTGATAAAATTTCCACCCCTTCAGTGAAATCATTGCAGCTTTACTGCACCAAATTGGAGACATTGAACTGTCCTTGCTGGTTAATCCCAAGTCACATTAgggaattatattttttaagccaTGACTTTTACTCATTACTTTCAACTCTTAAactaagcagaaaagaaaaagcagcagcTTGTCCTCTTTTACTTTTAAGACATGGATAAAAGCTCCGAACACTTGAGTGTTCTCATTTCCTGGAAATCTAATTTAttagacacacacaaaaatcccaTCTTAGTTCCACTGCCTTTCAGATGCAGTgaaatttgttcccaatgtctctCTTTCAGCCCTCTGTAAACTCTCCCAATTTGGAAATCCTCCCAGATTTTTCACAGATGACTAGCAAATATTTAaggctttcaaatattttaatgatcAGGGATTAAAGATAATTCAGCTTTAATTAAAGCGAAAACCCctttacaataaaaagaaaaggcctTTGCAGCGAGAAGTTTGGTTGGATGTGCACCAGAAAAGGAAAAGTCAGTTTCTTAAATAAATCCACCCAAAGTTTCAACTGCGAGGTGCCAGGCCCTTCGCAAGGAAACAGGGTTTTCGTTTCCAACTCGATATTCGCAGCTAGTGACGAGGGTGGCATTTGGGGCCCCAATCCTGTCACCCTCGATCACTACCTGCATTCCATTTCCACTCAGCAACCCCCAACCCCTTCCTGGCTATGTCTAATGAGCTGTCGGCCTCTTCATCTTGCAAGTCATTCCCATCTTCTATTTTGAGTTTAGAAGAGGGAAACACCCAAAGGGGAGCTCGTACTACAAACTGGAACAGACTGCTTGAAGGGCGATGCACAGGGAACATCGAAGATCTGTGCCTCTCCCTTGAGACTCTGGGCATGCCAAGTCGAGGAAGGACAGTAATAAATGCATGGACACCCGTGAATTCCGAGAAGCATTGGCTGCAGTTTGGGCCTCGGGCCCTCCCAGATCCCAGTTCCTCAACCTGGGCGCTTTACCTGGACCCGGACCTCTGGTAGGTTGACCTTGCCGGCCAGCTCCTCGCGGCTGTACACGTCCGGGTAGTGGGACTTCTCGAACGCGCGCTCCAGCTCATGCAGCTGGTACGTGGTGAAAGTCGTGCGGTTCCGCCGATGCTTTTTCTTGGGCTGTTCCTCCTCTGACAGTTTCGCTTCGCCGGTGGCTGGCCCGACGGGCAGCCCTGGGCTCGGCCGTGCCTCCCCGGGCTCCTTGGGGCAGTAGGGTCGAGGGGCTGGGGCGACGAGGCCCGGGAGGGTCAGATACACTCCCCAAAGCACCCTTGGGCCGACCCCGCCTCGCTGTGGGCACTGGCCAGCCCGCCTGCGGGCTCCGAGATGGCCCGGGGAGGTCCGTGGTGAGGGCGGCGATGGGTCCTAAGCTTTCTCTGAATGCAAATTGGAAGCTCCCGCCATAGACAGTCCCCAACCCCGCGCCCAGGTGCCTTAATAAAAGTTAAGGAAGGGGCGCTCTCGTCTGGCCAACTCCTAAGCTCGGGCGCCCGAAGGGCCTCGCACAGCCGGGGGTGCGCACTCACCTTCGTACTCGGGGGCGGGCGCCGGGGCTGGCGGCGGGGAGGGCTCGGCGCCTTCCTCGGGCGCCTTGGGGCAGGCGGGCCGCGCGCCCAGCCTCCTATCCCGCTCCTTCGCGCCCCGGGCGCCCCGCTCCGCCGGGAAGGTGCCGAGGATCCCGTCGTCCTTGGTAAACCCCAGGATGGCCTCGATGCTGTGCAGTCGCGAGGTGCTCCCGCCCGGGCTGCGGAGCAGGTGGCCGGCAAGCGAGAAGCTCCCGTCGGCCATGGCTGGCGCGCAGCCCGGCAGGTGCATGGGGAGCGCCGGGAGGCGGGAGGGCGCTTTGGAGACGGAGAGGAGAGGCTCGAAGCCGGGTCTTCCCGAGTGCGGCGGTGCAACCCGACGGGTCCCGACCCTAGGTCAAGCTCCGCGGGCGAAGCCCGCCCGGGCTGCGCACGCTGGGGGTGGCCGAGCGCTCAGCCCGCTGCCGCCTTAGTCCCAGAAGTCGGAAGTTCGGGCTCGGGGTAGCTGGGGCTCTCGGCGCTAAAGGCGGGGAGCCAACTGGCCCTCGGCTCCTCCCCTCTCGCCCTGGACCCAGCCCCTTCTCTCGGCCCCTCCCTCCACAGAGGGGCGTGTCCTCACCCGGCCCAGCCACAGGGTCCTCTCGTGGCCACCCCTGGGCCGGCACTAGGAATATTCCCCTTCCACCTCTTGATCCGTTTTAAGCTTTGCAAACACACTCCGGGGATCGGCGGCGGGATGCCTGACGGGCTCGGGAACCTGGTCGCGGCGCACCCCTAGTCCTGCCTCAGTGGGGCCGACGCCCTTGGGCTCATCTCTCCCCTTGCGTTTGTCTCCCTCTACTTCGGGCTTACCCTCTCACTTCAGACTACCCCCTGGGGGTCACCTCCCTCCTTGGACGCACCCCTCCCCAGCTTCAGACTCGCCCCTCTAGCCCCCTCTGGCTCACCTCCGCGGGGCCGCCACCCTGGCCTGTGTCCCCTGGAAGCGCCGAGACCCAGCCGAAGGCTTCCCAGCCCCGCACTCGTCCCAGTTTGAATTTCGCCTCGCTGGCTCCCTTTTCTGGACCCACTCCTTTCTTGGCTGGGTTGTACGAAGTCCCGGACCTCGCGTTTAGTTTGTCCGTCTATATCTGTTGTAACTCCTCCCAGTCCCCTCGGACTTGAGCGCcggcagcctccctccctccccccagcgCCCACCCCAGGGCCATTTATGTCCGCAAGTCCTGTGACCTCTAGCGCCCGATCGCCCAGCAGGAGACTGGGAGCCCCGAGTCGGATGTGCTGCCGGGCTCAGGTCCCGCAGGAGACCCACCTGGAGTTCCTCGCTCCCGCCCCCTGTCCTGCGGGGAGGGCGGGCTCCTTTACTGATGAGCAGCGGTGTGGCACTCCCGCCTCCCTCCAACACTCCGGGCCAAGGAGATGGCCCAGAGCTGGCTGGGGAAGGACCTTCTCCCGGGGAAGAGGCCTCTCGCCTCCCCGAGGGTTCAGGAGTAATTGGCTTGCAGTTCTTTCTCCTTTGGACCCCCTCGAGGCTTCCGTGGCCCACAGTGACTGATCGGCCACTTGGAAAGATGATTTGATAGGGTGAGTGTGTTTCACCTCCCGCAGCGCGGATGGACAATGGCGCTGTGAACGTCGCACCCCTCAAATCTGAGGCGAGACCCGAGGCGAGCGCTTGGCCTTCCCTGAACTGGTGGCCTGAACCGTGAATTAAAATGCTTTCCTATAAAAGCTCAAGGACCTAGAGGACAATATCCCTAAAATCTCCTTTTCAGTAGGCGCTCTGATCTCCACAGCAGGGGTGTCTTCTTTATCCCGCTTGCGTTCAGACAAGCGTTTGCTGCGTCCCTTTAGAGGGCAAGGCAACCGTCGAGGGCCACGTCGTGGGCATCAAACAAATTGGGAAAGGCCAGGGCCGTTGGCCTGGTGGAGTTTAACGTCCAGTCTGGAAGACAAGACAAAGGAAGAGGGAAAACACACATCCTCAGATCCCCCACCTTTAAATTGGTGTTAGAAGGATGTTTGCGGAGGACAAGTCAATTTCTTAAGGATCATTCAATGGTTAATTCCCCGTGATGGGCATATCTACTTTTAATAAAACTATATAATGGCAAACTAAAATAAGGGCAAGTATGTGACTGCAGGAGATAGAAATTGAACTAATTCaagtcagaaattattttttaagaaaaaagctaAATTAATGAAAGTTAATAGCACTTTACAGTGTTCACATattactttatttacttattatttatttgtttgtttattttagagacagggtccctctctgttgcccaggctggagtgcagtggcatgatggtggctcactgcagcctggaactcctgggctcaagcaattctctcgacATGTCGCTTTGTAGGTTTCAGAATCTTCTCACATTCTTCATGTCATCTGATCTTCACAACCTTGTGAGGTGAGCAGGACAGACATATtggtccccattttacagaagaggaaactgaggctcaaagtgaTACAGCTATTAAGTGGAGGGGTCAGGACTAGAACTCAGGCCACTGACTCCTTGTCCAGTGTTTTCTGCCTGCAGCTCATTTGTAATTATTATTGTAGTGTGTGATCTTTTTGAAAAGAATCAAAGCCCATCTTAGCCTGCAGTCTGTCTTTAATCCTTCCCTGAGACTGGATTCTGCATCTAAGAGGCGGAGGTAGAAGCAGTTTAGCTCCCAGAAGAAATAAAGTCAGAGCCTATAGAGAGTGGGCTTTGGGTACCGGCATTCAGGGCAAATTAACAAACCCTCTGGAAAGTCCCCTGACAGACCAGGTTTTGCCTCCTCCTCCGCCCCTCCTCCACCTTTCCAGGGCCCACAAATGGCCTGGTGGCACCCGAAAAGGTCTGACTGCCAGTGACATAGACCAGGTGGCTGACGTGCTGAGGTGGTGGTGATCAGAGGGCAGCCGTGGGGATAATTAATTGGTATTTGTTGTTCCCCCTCTGACCGAGAATGCTTTTTATGCAAACTTCCCCAATATTAAATTGATCTCGATAATCACCGCTAAACAAAGATTGGCAGCGTTTTCTTAAGCTCCTGCCCACACGCTGCTAAGGGGTTTATGGCCTTGTTTTCCAAAGTTAATTCCTCTGGAACTGCCCAGCTCCTCCTAATAAGTCCAGGTGAGGTTAGCTTTTATTTACTGTTTATTTCAGAGTCTggggaaaaaagcagaaaagactTCAACAGCCACTGGCGAGGGcaggggtggtggtgatgggggtgggggagacaggGCAGAGGAGGACCAGGGGGAGTCGGGGCTTCCTTTGTGCAGGACATAAAGAGCTAGTCAGTACCATTGTGGGCACGGTGGAGGGTACTCCAAGCAATCAGCCGGGGGTCATTGTTAGGGGCTAATCTACGTGTGTATTTCCCAAGAACTCGATTAGGGAAGatgaatggactgggccatgtccCTAATTCTTCTAGCATGAAGCTGCATTTTTCCAGCAGTTAGGCTAGCTCATAATCAGCCCTGCTTCAGCAACGGTAAGGAGCCTGGCTTCTGAACCCCACCTctgattaattcattaattcattagaTGGATCAAAGAAAACCCCTCCTTCCATCCCCCACCTGCGGCCAACCTTAGACACAGCTAAAGCCCCATTAAACTTGGGATGGTTGGGAGACACACATTTCCAAACGTGAGGAAGTTGTAGTATAAAGCGACTCCTTGATCGTGGCTGTATGGAGAAGGTCCAATTTCTGGAAGTGTTCTGGATGAACAGTCTCACCTACAACACGGGGGAGACATGCATATCCCTGTGCACTGGacggagaaggagagggagagcggTGAATTAAGGACATTCAGCCACAGTCTCTAGTCATTTCACCTCTCAGCGATGTTTTACATTAGGGTGAAAATGTCTGTGGAAAGGCCTATGACATATCAATTCGTAAAGTGTATCAAATCAACTTGATTGTCTGCATGTAGATTTTCCCCGTAGCAGATGTATTTCAATCCTGGAATAACTCTCCCTGTGTCATGCCATATTCCAGGACCTCCTCCTCCCACTAGCTGATACATGTGCAAGAAAGCCAACTTACTTTTAGTTTTAGCCAGAGCAAAACACAACTCATATAATC includes:
- the RAX gene encoding retinal homeobox protein Rx; this encodes MHLPGCAPAMADGSFSLAGHLLRSPGGSTSRLHSIEAILGFTKDDGILGTFPAERGARGAKERDRRLGARPACPKAPEEGAEPSPPPAPAPAPEYEAPRPYCPKEPGEARPSPGLPVGPATGEAKLSEEEQPKKKHRRNRTTFTTYQLHELERAFEKSHYPDVYSREELAGKVNLPEVRVQVWFQNRRAKWRRQEKLEVSSMKLQDSPLLSFSRSPPSATLSPLGAGPGSGGGPAGGALPLESWLGPPLPGGGATALQSLPGFGPPAQSLPASYTPPPPPPPFLNSPPLGPGLQPLAPPPPSYPCGPGFGDKFPLDEADPRNSSIAALRLKAKEHIQAIGKPWQAL